CTTCCGACATAGCAAAAGCCAATACCCTCATTTCCATCCTTGCCGCGAACTTTAACTAGGCAGTAGTGGCGCTCTGATACGGTACGGGTTGAAAATGAGGTGACCTTATCTAGAGGCACGGCTACTGATGCAACTTGCACAGATTCGATGATCGGCATCTGAACTCCTTGATGAAAAAAATATTGTAGCCAGTATTGAAATACTCGGTTTGAGCTTGGTCTAGGGTTAATTTATTGCGCCACAACAAAATTATCTAGCCTGTGTTCCGCATTATTAGATAATTACGAAGTGAATAGAAAAGTAACCACTAATTACCGCCTCGCAAAAGGGTTGTCGCTCCTTCTAGCGAGTGGCTTACTCAGCCTAAGCCTAGGATTAGGTTCAGCGCAGGCCCAAACAAGCCAAGCCAAAAAGCCCACTCAGAACCGAGCCAAGGTCTATGTACAAAACTCCAAGCAGGTTGGGTTTAAAGATAAATCTGCAGGAATTGGCTCAAAGATCAATAGCATGAGCTTAAATCCATCACTCTTTCAGAAAAAAGATCCGAGTGAGCTCATGCTTGATAGCGATGCCAACCTAGACTATCGAGTGATGCAGGGTTGCCTTCGACGCAGCTTTAATGAAGACAATTTGCCATCCAGTATTGGCATTGATAACCGCCAATTTTCTGAATTCTTCAAAAGCCAAACTAAAGGATTTTTTGACAAGATGCGTGGCGATTGCATTCCATACGCAGTTGCATTTACTACCCGTAATCGTTTTGATTCTTTAAGCATTATGAATGGTCCGATTCAGGATAGTAAAACTGAAGTTTGGACATTTACTCCATCTGCTTTTGGTGGCTTCTTAGTACAGCAAGATCTATTAAGAAATGAATCCAAAAATCTTACAGAGATTCGTGTACCTTTGAAAGAAGTTTTATATGACCCACGCAAGTTGGGCGATAAATTACCAGTCGAGTTGGTGTGGGAGCTGAACTCCATCATCAAACAAATTTATCCCGAGGAAAATAACTCCCTAGAAAACACCAATAGCGTTGTCCGCCTGATTGTGGATTTTGGTGATCGAGATCGATGGGCTCAGATCTGGGCAGCCGAGATTATTGATCCAGCCAATAAGGAGGTCTTTGCTGGTGCTTTCTGGGTAGATCGCAATGACATACCTGGCGCCTTCTTTACAGCCAGTGGTGAATCCCTAGAGAGATCTTTCTGGACTAATCCATTGAGCTATCGACGGATCTCACGTGGTGTGGGAATGGTGCGTGCTAGCGCGCCTAAGCGATCTAAAAATAATGTTGCTGTCACTCAACCCGCGCCTACCAAGCAGCGCTACCGCGCTCATATGGGAATTGACTACGCAGCGCCCATCGGCACACCCATATTTAGCGTGGCCAATGGGAAGGTAGTTCATCTTGGCTTTAGTGGTGCGTTTGGCAATCTCATTGTTTTAGAACACCCAGGGGGCTATCATACTTACTACGCACATCTGAGTAGCTACAACTCTGAACTTGAAGTCGGTAATGAGGTGCGCCGTGGTCTGGAAATTGGCTATGTCGGATCTACTGGTCGATCTACTGGACCCCATCTTCATTTTGAACTCAGAAAAGATGGGATCTACGTTGATCCTTACGGTTCAAGAACACAACTTGATCTCTGGTCAATGCGCAATAACGAAAGTGGGCAGCTTACAAGAGAGATTTTGTTGCTAGGCAGCCCTCTCAATCGTTAAATTATATTTTCTACAGATAAAAGAATGGGGCCTCTAGGACCCCATTCTTTTTTACAAACTCGAGAATATTAACCAAGCACTAACACTGGTAATTTTGAATGCACAATCACTTCATGTGTTTCGCTACCCAATAATATACCCTTGATACCGGTACGTTTGTGTGAAGCCATGACGATGACATCTGCTTTTGCTTTTTTAGCGCCATCCAAAATACCCTCTGAGAGATTTGTATTGGAGATATGCAAAGTCTTCGCTTTAATAGTAGCACCGAGTGCTGTAGCCGCTTTTTTGAACACATCTTTTGCGTAGGCATCACAAGCGCTTTTATGTTCTTTTGCGGAAACTCCATAACCCATTGTGCTATCGGAATACACCAAAGGAGGCAATGGGTCGGATACATATACCAAGGTCACAGCTGCGCCATCCGCTTTCGCAAGCTCAGCAACCTTTTTTAAAGACTTTTTGCTGACATCTGAACCGTCAACTGGCACCAATAAATGCTTAAACATATTTACCCCCTTTAAATTAAACTACTAATCTACTCTTTGCATCATAATGCTTATTATTGACCTATAAAAGCACAAAGGGTAACTTAATTGCTCAAGTATTTAGGGATCTACTTCTCCTTTTTAATCACCCTCATTGCCGTGGATTTAATCTGGCTCCTGGGAATAGCAAAGAATCTCTATCGCGAGGATATGGGCGATTTAATGGCGAGCGAACCCAAACTTATAGCAGGCTTAGCGTTTTATATTCTGTATGCCCTAGGGGTTTGTATTTTTGTCATTGCGCCCGCACTATCAAAACAATCTCTCATTTATGCACTGCAATATGGGGCGCTATTTGGTTTCTTTTGTTATATGACTTACGACCTCACCAATCTCGCAGTCATACGAGACTTCCCCACTCGCTTGGCATTCGTTGATATTGCCTGGGGATCCCTTGTGACAGCATGCTCTGCCGGATTTACCTACTGGGTAGGAAATCGACTCCCCTAAGAGGATTATGTTTTTTCATCCAAAAATCCTCGATTCTTTTCAGGGCTACAACCGCACCCTATTTACCAAAGATGTTTTAGCGGGACTTACTGTTGGTGTCGTAGCGCTCCCATTGGCTATGGCTTTTGCAATTGCCAGCGGTCTAAAACCTGAAGCTGGAATCTTCACCGCCATTATTGCTGGTGGATTAATTTCTTTGCTAGGCGGTAGTCGCGTTCAAATCGGGGGTCCGGCTGGTGCCTTCATTGTGATCGTTTACGGTATTGTTGATCGCTATGGAGTACCCAACCTATTACTAGCAACCGTAATGTCTGGCGTTTTTCTCCTGATCATGGGCTCGTTTCGACTTGGGACACTAGTACGATTCATTCCTATTGCAGTAATCATTGGCTTTACCAACGGTATTGCTTGTTTGATTGCGCTATCGCAAGTTAAGGAATTCTTTGGTTTGACGATTGAAAAAATGCCAGCGCAATTTTTTCAATCGATACATGCTCTTTATAGCGCAGCAGATACCATCAACCCTGCTGCATTCAGCTTAGCCTGCGGCAGCCTAGCCATCATTATTGGCTGGAGAATGATGCGCAAGAATTTAGGTTGGCTGAGCCATCTTCCAGGCACTGTTATAGCCATGGTAATGGCAACCGTCATTACTGCCTTGCTGGACTTACCAGTAGATACGATTGGCAGCCGTTTTGGTGGGATTCCCTCAAGCCTCCCACAGTTTGAATGGATCCCCATCAGTTGGGATACCGCCCAATTTATGGTGGTGCCAGCCCTCACTTTGGCCCTCCTAGGCGCAATTGAATCATTACTTTGCGCCCGTATCGCCGATGGCTTGATCCATGATCGCCATGACTCTAACCAAGAACTGATGGCACAAGGTATTGCCAACTTAGTGACGCCATTTTTTGGCGGTATGCCAGCAACCGGGACGATTGCACGCACTGTTACTAATATCGAAAGTGGTGGTAGATCACCAATCGCTGGGATTGTGCATGCTCTCACTCTATTGATTGTGGTTTTATTTGCAGCCCCACTAGCAAAAGATATTCCCTTGGCGAGTCTAGCTGCTATCTTGATGTATGTCGCTTGGAATATGGGTGAGTGGAAAAAGTTTATTGACTTGAAGCAGTTTCGCCTGCCCTATCAACTCACTATCATTAGCGTGTTTTTGCTCACTGTTATTTTGGATCTCACGGTTGCAGTGCAAGTAGGTCTGCTACTTGCTTTCATCACTTTCATTTATCGCATCTCCAGCTTATCCCGTTGTGAGCTGGCAGATACCGAGCACTTCCCGCAGTTAAAAAACCAACAAGGTCGGATTGATGCCTACCGAATTTATGGCGCCATCTTTTTTGGTGCCGTAAAGCTTCTTGAAAAGATTGAAGAGAAGTTACCTTCTCAGGTTTTATTAATTGATCTCAAGAACGTGATTTACGTAGATACCTCAGGAATGGAAACCATTATCGAGTTGGCTCATCTATGCAAAATCCGCAACATCAAGCTCTGTATTTGCGGTCTAGATCATCAACCTTATGAGATGGCGCAGCGCAGTGGCTTTTTACAAACCTTGCCACAAGACTGCCTCTACCCCGACCTACTTTCTGGAATTGCTGCAGCAACTGGGCACTAAGCAATACAGAATCCGCCTTTGAGTAAAGCTTCTGGCAGAACCCAAGCGCGATACAAACCAAAACTGCCAGCAACAAAGAGTAGCAAGACGGCAAAGTAGCGAACCCACACATACTGAGCGAATTGAGTGAGTGCCGCCGAAAATTTAGAAATCAGTAATAAGTTAGGCAAAGTGCCT
Above is a genomic segment from Polynucleobacter wuianus containing:
- a CDS encoding M23 family metallopeptidase, encoding MSLLLASGLLSLSLGLGSAQAQTSQAKKPTQNRAKVYVQNSKQVGFKDKSAGIGSKINSMSLNPSLFQKKDPSELMLDSDANLDYRVMQGCLRRSFNEDNLPSSIGIDNRQFSEFFKSQTKGFFDKMRGDCIPYAVAFTTRNRFDSLSIMNGPIQDSKTEVWTFTPSAFGGFLVQQDLLRNESKNLTEIRVPLKEVLYDPRKLGDKLPVELVWELNSIIKQIYPEENNSLENTNSVVRLIVDFGDRDRWAQIWAAEIIDPANKEVFAGAFWVDRNDIPGAFFTASGESLERSFWTNPLSYRRISRGVGMVRASAPKRSKNNVAVTQPAPTKQRYRAHMGIDYAAPIGTPIFSVANGKVVHLGFSGAFGNLIVLEHPGGYHTYYAHLSSYNSELEVGNEVRRGLEIGYVGSTGRSTGPHLHFELRKDGIYVDPYGSRTQLDLWSMRNNESGQLTREILLLGSPLNR
- a CDS encoding universal stress protein; this translates as MFKHLLVPVDGSDVSKKSLKKVAELAKADGAAVTLVYVSDPLPPLVYSDSTMGYGVSAKEHKSACDAYAKDVFKKAATALGATIKAKTLHISNTNLSEGILDGAKKAKADVIVMASHKRTGIKGILLGSETHEVIVHSKLPVLVLG
- a CDS encoding DUF2177 family protein; protein product: MLKYLGIYFSFLITLIAVDLIWLLGIAKNLYREDMGDLMASEPKLIAGLAFYILYALGVCIFVIAPALSKQSLIYALQYGALFGFFCYMTYDLTNLAVIRDFPTRLAFVDIAWGSLVTACSAGFTYWVGNRLP
- a CDS encoding SulP family inorganic anion transporter codes for the protein MFFHPKILDSFQGYNRTLFTKDVLAGLTVGVVALPLAMAFAIASGLKPEAGIFTAIIAGGLISLLGGSRVQIGGPAGAFIVIVYGIVDRYGVPNLLLATVMSGVFLLIMGSFRLGTLVRFIPIAVIIGFTNGIACLIALSQVKEFFGLTIEKMPAQFFQSIHALYSAADTINPAAFSLACGSLAIIIGWRMMRKNLGWLSHLPGTVIAMVMATVITALLDLPVDTIGSRFGGIPSSLPQFEWIPISWDTAQFMVVPALTLALLGAIESLLCARIADGLIHDRHDSNQELMAQGIANLVTPFFGGMPATGTIARTVTNIESGGRSPIAGIVHALTLLIVVLFAAPLAKDIPLASLAAILMYVAWNMGEWKKFIDLKQFRLPYQLTIISVFLLTVILDLTVAVQVGLLLAFITFIYRISSLSRCELADTEHFPQLKNQQGRIDAYRIYGAIFFGAVKLLEKIEEKLPSQVLLIDLKNVIYVDTSGMETIIELAHLCKIRNIKLCICGLDHQPYEMAQRSGFLQTLPQDCLYPDLLSGIAAATGH